One genomic window of Haloferax mediterranei ATCC 33500 includes the following:
- a CDS encoding pyridoxal-phosphate-dependent aminotransferase family protein: MGPGPSDAHPRVLRAMSTPLVGHLDPSFIDIMNEVQDLMRYTFRTDNQWTIPVSGTGSASMEAAIGNLVEPGDTVLVPTNGYFGGRMESMAERAGGNVVHVDAPWGEPLDSADVQAAFDEYQPDVFGFVHAETSTGVKQPSVPELTGIAHDHDALVIADCVTSLGGVELEVDDWGIDVAYAGPQKCLSCPPGASPLTLNDRAMDKVLSREEPPRSWYLDLSLLEGYWGDDRSYHHTAPITNVYAIREALRLVAEEGIENRWDRHRRVAGALKAAVEAMGLGLNPEDEYWLPSLNAVLVPDGVHAGEAIDYVLEQYDLEIAGGLGALAGDIFRIGCMGYSAQPENVSFLITALSEALEAQDADVDVDTGFEAMRHALAE, encoded by the coding sequence ATGGGTCCCGGACCGAGCGACGCCCACCCGCGCGTCCTCCGAGCGATGTCGACGCCGCTCGTCGGCCATCTCGACCCGTCGTTCATCGACATCATGAACGAGGTGCAGGACCTCATGCGCTACACGTTCCGCACCGATAACCAGTGGACGATACCGGTGTCCGGGACCGGGTCGGCGTCGATGGAGGCTGCCATCGGCAACCTCGTCGAACCGGGTGATACGGTGCTCGTCCCCACGAACGGATATTTCGGCGGTCGCATGGAGTCGATGGCCGAACGCGCCGGCGGCAACGTCGTCCACGTCGACGCGCCGTGGGGCGAACCGCTCGACTCCGCCGACGTGCAGGCGGCCTTCGACGAATACCAACCGGACGTGTTCGGGTTCGTCCACGCCGAAACGTCGACCGGCGTCAAGCAACCGAGCGTCCCCGAACTGACGGGCATCGCTCACGACCACGACGCCCTCGTCATCGCGGACTGTGTGACTTCGCTCGGCGGCGTCGAACTCGAAGTCGACGACTGGGGTATCGACGTCGCCTACGCTGGGCCGCAGAAGTGTCTCTCCTGTCCGCCGGGTGCGAGTCCGCTCACGCTCAACGACCGCGCGATGGACAAGGTTCTGTCGCGCGAGGAACCGCCCCGCTCGTGGTATCTCGACCTCTCACTGCTCGAAGGGTACTGGGGTGACGACCGGTCGTACCACCATACTGCGCCCATCACCAACGTCTACGCCATTCGCGAGGCGCTCAGGTTGGTCGCCGAGGAGGGTATCGAAAACCGGTGGGACCGCCACCGCCGCGTCGCGGGCGCACTGAAAGCGGCCGTCGAAGCGATGGGTCTCGGGCTGAATCCCGAAGACGAGTACTGGCTGCCGAGTCTCAACGCGGTGCTCGTCCCCGACGGGGTCCACGCAGGTGAGGCAATCGACTACGTCCTCGAACAGTACGACCTCGAAATCGCCGGCGGTCTCGGCGCGCTCGCGGGCGACATCTTCCGTATCGGCTGTATGGGCTACTCCGCCCAGCCCGAGAACGTTTCGTTCCTCATAACGGCGCTCAGCGAGGCGCTGGAGGCGCAGGATGCCGATGTGGACGTGGACACCGGGTTCGAGGCGATGCGCCACGCGCTTGCCGAGTAG
- a CDS encoding FAD-binding and (Fe-S)-binding domain-containing protein — MVGDDSSWPNRATTAVDEGDLSDFRRFQESRDYEVSDVAAHAELASDLRDAVEGEVRFDEYTQVLYATDGSIYRARPAGVVIPRDPDDVRAAVEIAVAHDVPILPRGAGSSLAGQTVGPGCVVLDFSKYMDDIVAVDPENRRATVQPGVVQDDLDDRLSAHGLKFAPDPASSNRATIGGGIGNNSTGAHSVRYGITDAYTEELRVVLADGSLMHTRDVVVGSDEWDDIVAKDDREAEIYRTVVRLVEENETEIEQRYPELKRCVSGYNLHKVVFENDDGETVVNLSKLFVGAEGTLGVVVEATVSLVTVPEETALVLYAYDDLLDAMTAVPDALDFDASAVELMDDEVFRMAAESSEYAQYVEGIPDGTAATLMLEFDSELHDDFEAVIQAANDHFLRSESKAEAESKAEAELKSEADDGRAFDAIEAYTDEAQANLWKLRKAAIPLLMSLQGDPKPYPFIEDASVPPEELAEYVQSFEDVLADHGTSAAYFAHAGAGTLHIRPILNLKDRDGIETMRSITDDVTDLVLEHHGAFSGEHGDGLARTEWNPKMYGPALWDAFKQVKSAFDPDWRMNPGKVVYRSDDPTDMRENLRYGASYASLEPATTLEFEDEGGFSHLVELCNGCGTCRQTGSETMCPTYRASKDEAETTRGRANMLRAAISGDLPEEELYTDRFQEEILGLCIGCKGCKNDCPTGVDLAKLKAEVKHKHHAEAGASIRERLFANIDRFARLGSVLAPVSNWAAELPGARDAMDRLVGIASDRELPSFTSNTLEQWMKFREATVSQAEATHRVLLFPDTYTNYVTPEIGKAAVRTLEAAGVHVQLAENVHPSGRAAYSGGFLDLARKRAGHNVEALRPFVEDGWSVVFTEPSDVVMFQDEYDDLLPNEAVAPVGAAAYGVMEFIDVYRLDEEFPIRGRESTGLGSVGTAGTAVADGGEFGSLTYHGHCNQKALNKDHHAVGVLRRVGYDVDPLNSGCCGMAGSFGYESEHYDLSKAIGRILFEKVDESEADTVVAPGASCRSQLAEREREGVHRPAHPIEKVAAALAG, encoded by the coding sequence ATGGTTGGCGACGACTCTTCGTGGCCGAATCGCGCCACGACGGCGGTTGACGAAGGGGACTTGAGCGACTTCCGGCGATTTCAGGAGTCACGTGACTACGAGGTATCCGACGTAGCGGCCCACGCCGAGTTGGCGTCCGACTTGCGCGACGCCGTCGAGGGCGAGGTTCGATTCGACGAGTACACGCAGGTCTTGTACGCCACAGACGGGTCGATTTACCGCGCCCGTCCGGCGGGAGTGGTCATCCCCCGCGACCCCGACGACGTTCGGGCGGCGGTCGAGATAGCCGTGGCGCACGACGTTCCGATTCTCCCGCGCGGGGCGGGGTCGTCGCTGGCGGGGCAGACGGTCGGTCCCGGCTGTGTCGTCCTCGACTTCTCGAAGTATATGGACGATATCGTCGCGGTCGACCCCGAGAATCGACGGGCGACGGTTCAACCCGGCGTGGTTCAGGACGACCTCGACGACCGTCTCTCGGCGCACGGCCTGAAGTTCGCACCCGACCCCGCGTCCTCGAATCGAGCGACAATCGGCGGTGGCATCGGCAACAACTCGACCGGGGCGCACTCGGTCCGCTACGGCATCACCGACGCCTACACCGAGGAGTTGCGCGTCGTACTCGCCGATGGGTCGCTCATGCACACCCGCGACGTGGTCGTCGGAAGCGACGAGTGGGACGACATCGTGGCGAAAGACGACCGCGAGGCCGAAATCTATCGGACCGTAGTCCGACTGGTCGAAGAGAACGAAACCGAAATCGAACAGCGGTATCCCGAGCTCAAGCGCTGTGTCTCCGGCTACAACCTCCACAAAGTCGTCTTCGAGAACGACGACGGTGAAACGGTCGTCAACCTCTCGAAACTGTTCGTCGGCGCGGAGGGTACACTCGGCGTCGTCGTCGAAGCCACCGTGTCGCTCGTGACGGTGCCCGAAGAGACGGCACTCGTGCTCTACGCCTACGACGACCTCCTCGACGCGATGACGGCGGTTCCCGACGCGCTCGACTTCGACGCGAGCGCCGTCGAACTCATGGACGACGAGGTGTTCAGGATGGCCGCCGAGTCGAGCGAATACGCCCAGTACGTCGAGGGGATTCCCGACGGGACGGCTGCGACGCTGATGCTGGAGTTCGATTCCGAACTCCACGACGACTTCGAGGCGGTGATTCAGGCGGCCAACGACCACTTCCTGCGGTCGGAGTCGAAAGCGGAGGCGGAGTCGAAAGCGGAGGCGGAGTTGAAATCGGAAGCGGACGACGGCAGGGCGTTCGACGCCATCGAAGCCTACACCGACGAGGCGCAGGCGAACCTCTGGAAACTCCGGAAGGCGGCGATTCCGCTGCTCATGTCCTTGCAGGGCGACCCGAAGCCGTACCCCTTCATTGAGGACGCGAGCGTTCCGCCGGAAGAACTCGCGGAGTACGTGCAGTCGTTCGAGGACGTACTGGCGGACCACGGAACATCGGCGGCGTACTTCGCCCACGCCGGGGCCGGGACGCTTCACATTCGACCCATTCTGAACCTGAAAGACCGAGACGGCATCGAGACGATGCGGTCGATAACCGACGACGTGACCGACCTCGTATTGGAACACCACGGGGCGTTCTCCGGCGAGCACGGCGACGGTCTCGCCAGAACCGAGTGGAATCCGAAGATGTACGGCCCGGCGCTCTGGGACGCGTTCAAGCAGGTAAAATCGGCGTTCGACCCCGACTGGCGCATGAATCCGGGGAAGGTCGTCTACCGCAGCGATGACCCGACCGACATGCGCGAGAACCTGCGGTACGGCGCGTCGTACGCCTCGCTCGAACCGGCGACGACGCTCGAGTTCGAGGACGAAGGCGGCTTCTCGCACCTCGTGGAGCTGTGCAACGGCTGTGGAACGTGTCGCCAGACCGGGTCGGAGACGATGTGCCCGACGTACCGGGCATCCAAGGACGAGGCGGAGACGACTCGCGGCAGGGCGAACATGTTGCGGGCGGCCATCAGCGGCGACCTTCCCGAAGAAGAACTCTACACCGACCGGTTCCAAGAGGAGATTCTCGGCCTCTGTATCGGGTGTAAGGGCTGCAAGAACGACTGTCCGACCGGCGTCGACCTCGCGAAACTCAAAGCCGAAGTGAAGCACAAGCACCACGCCGAAGCAGGCGCGTCGATTCGGGAACGACTATTCGCCAACATCGACCGATTTGCGCGACTCGGGAGCGTACTGGCACCCGTTTCGAACTGGGCCGCTGAACTGCCGGGTGCGCGGGACGCGATGGACCGCCTCGTCGGCATCGCGTCCGACCGAGAACTACCGTCGTTCACCAGCAACACGCTCGAACAGTGGATGAAATTCCGCGAAGCCACCGTCTCGCAGGCCGAGGCGACACATCGCGTCCTCCTGTTCCCGGACACGTACACGAACTACGTCACGCCCGAAATCGGCAAAGCCGCGGTGCGGACACTGGAAGCGGCGGGCGTCCACGTCCAACTGGCCGAGAACGTCCACCCGAGCGGGCGAGCCGCCTATTCCGGCGGATTTCTCGACCTCGCACGGAAGCGCGCGGGACACAACGTCGAGGCGCTCCGTCCGTTCGTCGAAGACGGCTGGTCCGTGGTCTTCACCGAGCCGTCCGACGTGGTGATGTTCCAAGACGAGTACGACGACCTCCTGCCGAACGAAGCCGTCGCTCCGGTCGGAGCGGCAGCCTACGGCGTCATGGAGTTCATCGACGTGTACCGACTCGACGAGGAATTCCCCATTCGCGGCCGCGAATCGACCGGTTTGGGGTCTGTGGGAACCGCCGGAACCGCCGTCGCCGACGGCGGCGAGTTCGGGTCGCTGACGTACCACGGCCACTGCAATCAGAAGGCGCTGAACAAGGACCACCACGCCGTGGGCGTCCTCCGGCGCGTCGGCTACGACGTGGACCCGCTCAATTCGGGGTGCTGCGGGATGGCCGGAAGCTTCGGCTACGAATCCGAACACTACGACCTCTCGAAGGCAATCGGCCGCATCCTGTTCGAGAAAGTAGACGAGAGCGAGGCCGATACTGTGGTCGCGCCCGGTGCCTCGTGTCGGTCGCAACTCGCCGAGCGGGAGCGTGAGGGAGTGCACCGGCCAGCCCACCCGATAGAGAAGGTGGCGGCGGCGTTGGCCGGCTAA
- a CDS encoding NADPH-dependent FMN reductase family protein, producing the protein MDSLLIAYGTREGRTAKIADRIATLLEAGGHETVTISVDDGGDDASTETSG; encoded by the coding sequence ATGGATTCACTCCTGATTGCCTACGGTACACGAGAGGGACGGACTGCGAAGATAGCCGACCGAATCGCGACGCTGCTCGAAGCGGGCGGGCACGAGACGGTGACAATCTCAGTCGACGACGGTGGGGACGACGCTTCGACAGAGACCAGTGGGTGA
- the thiE gene encoding thiamine phosphate synthase, which translates to MNTPIDTYLVTQSDLSNGRTTLDVVQAAVDGGVDVVQLREKHASARERYETGCEVRDVTADAGVSLVVNDRVDIAAAIDADGVHLGDDDVPVSVAREQLGADTIIGRSVSTVAGAKAAEEAGADYLGVGAVFSTTTKQTDPDQSEIGVKRVSAVADAVSIPLVGIGGITPSNAADVVAAGADGVAVVSAITAADDPESATRRLATAVAEGRDRR; encoded by the coding sequence ATGAATACCCCGATAGACACCTACCTCGTCACGCAGTCTGACCTCTCCAACGGTCGGACGACGCTCGACGTGGTGCAGGCCGCAGTTGATGGGGGCGTCGATGTTGTCCAGCTCCGCGAGAAGCACGCAAGCGCCCGCGAGCGATACGAAACCGGGTGTGAAGTTCGGGACGTGACGGCCGATGCGGGCGTCTCGCTCGTCGTCAACGACCGAGTCGATATCGCCGCTGCAATCGACGCCGACGGCGTCCACCTCGGCGACGACGACGTTCCCGTCTCCGTCGCACGCGAGCAACTCGGCGCAGACACCATCATCGGTCGGTCGGTTTCGACCGTCGCAGGCGCGAAGGCCGCCGAAGAAGCGGGTGCGGACTACCTCGGCGTGGGTGCCGTCTTTTCGACGACAACGAAGCAGACTGACCCCGACCAGTCCGAAATCGGCGTCAAGCGAGTTTCCGCGGTCGCCGACGCCGTCTCGATTCCGCTCGTCGGCATCGGCGGCATCACGCCGTCGAACGCCGCCGATGTCGTCGCCGCTGGAGCCGATGGCGTCGCTGTCGTCTCCGCCATCACCGCCGCAGACGACCCAGAAAGCGCGACACGTCGGCTTGCGACCGCCGTCGCCGAAGGGAGGGACCGCCGATGA
- the thiM gene encoding hydroxyethylthiazole kinase, with translation MSSLDPEFGLSLDEALTAVADNQPLVNSVTNNVTVNDVANITLHWGGLPVMSDDEREVADMVAIADGCLLNMGTVSETGEATMLAAGAAAGDHDVPLVVDPVGVGATPTRSRVAERLVTELDVDVLNGNYGEISALVGENAEVRGVESVGEYAEIAATAVECARQTGAVVVASGETDIVATEDAAYEVHAGHSMMGEVVGTGCMLGVTLAVFAAAIDDPLDAALAGTAAYGLAGELAADGVFGDYHGPASYRVSFLDAAAGLAGEELSDLSDRVERIEVR, from the coding sequence ATGAGCAGTCTCGACCCGGAATTCGGACTCTCGCTCGACGAGGCGCTCACCGCTGTTGCCGACAACCAACCGCTCGTCAACTCGGTCACGAACAACGTCACCGTCAACGACGTGGCGAACATCACGCTGCACTGGGGCGGCCTGCCGGTCATGTCCGACGACGAACGCGAGGTTGCCGACATGGTCGCAATCGCCGACGGCTGTCTGCTCAACATGGGAACCGTGAGCGAGACGGGTGAGGCGACGATGCTGGCCGCCGGTGCCGCGGCGGGAGACCACGACGTGCCGCTCGTCGTCGACCCCGTCGGCGTCGGTGCGACCCCAACCCGTTCGCGGGTTGCAGAGCGCCTCGTCACCGAACTCGACGTCGACGTGCTCAACGGAAACTACGGCGAAATTTCCGCGCTCGTCGGCGAGAACGCCGAAGTTCGGGGCGTGGAGTCGGTCGGCGAGTACGCCGAAATCGCCGCGACGGCGGTCGAATGCGCTCGCCAGACGGGTGCCGTCGTCGTCGCGTCCGGTGAGACCGACATCGTCGCAACCGAGGACGCGGCCTACGAGGTTCACGCAGGCCACTCGATGATGGGCGAAGTCGTCGGTACCGGCTGTATGCTCGGCGTGACGCTCGCCGTCTTCGCCGCCGCAATCGACGACCCGCTCGATGCTGCGCTCGCGGGAACGGCCGCCTACGGATTGGCTGGCGAACTCGCGGCTGACGGCGTTTTCGGCGACTACCACGGTCCGGCGAGCTACAGGGTCTCGTTCCTCGACGCGGCTGCCGGACTCGCGGGGGAAGAACTCTCCGACCTCTCCGACCGCGTCGAACGAATCGAGGTGCGGTGA
- the thiD gene encoding bifunctional hydroxymethylpyrimidine kinase/phosphomethylpyrimidine kinase has translation MSPTQPTPQTPPYAITIATSDSGGGAGIQADLKTMTRLGVYGGSVIVAATAQNTRGVEATHVLPTDAIRAQFDALVDDFDIAAVKLGMLATAEAIETVADCLADYDGPVVLDPVMVATSGDRLLDEDAVDDYTDLFAQATLVTPNADEAEAITGHFPDTEETQHAAADQFFEWGADAVLLKGGHVDTDDSTVVDALVTPEETTTYVNSRIDSAATHGSGCTLSSAIAARLARGDDLPDAVERGIEFTHAALSEPADVGEGAGSVNHLVGGEWSNMGE, from the coding sequence ATGTCACCGACACAGCCGACTCCGCAGACCCCGCCGTACGCAATTACGATTGCCACCAGCGACTCCGGCGGCGGCGCGGGCATCCAAGCCGACTTGAAGACGATGACGCGACTTGGCGTCTACGGCGGGTCGGTCATCGTCGCCGCGACGGCGCAAAACACCCGCGGCGTCGAGGCGACTCACGTCCTTCCCACAGACGCGATTCGCGCGCAGTTTGACGCGCTCGTTGACGACTTCGACATTGCGGCCGTCAAACTCGGCATGTTGGCGACGGCGGAGGCTATCGAGACGGTCGCGGACTGCCTCGCCGACTACGACGGCCCGGTCGTCCTCGACCCCGTGATGGTCGCCACCTCCGGCGACCGACTGCTCGACGAGGACGCCGTCGACGACTACACCGACCTGTTCGCACAGGCGACACTCGTGACCCCGAACGCGGACGAGGCCGAGGCGATTACCGGCCACTTCCCCGATACGGAAGAGACACAGCACGCCGCCGCAGACCAGTTCTTCGAGTGGGGTGCGGACGCCGTGCTCCTGAAAGGCGGGCATGTCGACACCGACGATTCGACCGTCGTCGACGCGCTCGTAACGCCCGAAGAAACGACGACGTACGTCAACTCTCGAATCGACTCCGCAGCTACGCACGGTTCCGGATGCACGCTGTCGAGCGCAATCGCCGCCCGCCTCGCCCGCGGTGACGACCTGCCGGATGCGGTCGAACGCGGTATCGAGTTCACGCACGCGGCGCTCTCCGAACCGGCGGACGTCGGCGAAGGCGCAGGAAGCGTGAATCACCTCGTCGGCGGCGAGTGGTCGAACATGGGGGAGTGA
- a CDS encoding ring-cleaving dioxygenase, producing MTDHTPTPGIHHVTCIAGDPQRNLDFWVETLGLRLVKRSINQDDPSTYHFFFADAEGTPGTSMTFFPWENLSQGKVGTGQVSRTAFRVPDGSLDYWEARFDEYGVEYDDRIERFGETVLPFSDPDGLPVELVEVDIPEDDPTVPWTEFVPEESAIRGFHSVTLWVADPQPTEELLRTMGLEEVGTEQAQGDVQGDERTRFAAAGPVGKYVDVLPTIEGSRQGHGTVHHVAFQTPTDEDQAAMREAVQSEGLRPTAQINRHWFRSVYFREFGGILFELATKDPGYTSDEPRSDLGGRLVLPGEFEAQREQIEAGLTDVTIPRADSAEADN from the coding sequence ATGACTGACCACACTCCGACGCCGGGCATCCACCACGTTACGTGTATCGCGGGCGACCCACAGCGGAACCTCGATTTCTGGGTCGAGACGCTCGGTCTTCGGCTCGTCAAGCGCTCCATCAATCAGGACGACCCCAGCACGTACCACTTCTTCTTCGCGGACGCCGAGGGGACGCCCGGGACGAGTATGACGTTCTTCCCGTGGGAGAACCTCTCGCAGGGAAAAGTCGGCACCGGACAGGTCTCTCGAACCGCATTCCGCGTCCCCGACGGAAGCCTGGACTACTGGGAAGCCCGGTTCGACGAGTACGGTGTCGAGTACGACGACCGAATCGAGCGGTTTGGCGAGACTGTCCTCCCCTTCAGCGACCCGGACGGCCTGCCGGTCGAACTGGTCGAAGTCGACATCCCCGAGGACGACCCGACCGTCCCGTGGACCGAGTTCGTTCCCGAGGAATCGGCGATTCGAGGGTTCCATTCAGTGACGCTCTGGGTGGCGGACCCCCAACCAACCGAAGAACTCCTCCGGACGATGGGGCTGGAGGAAGTCGGCACCGAGCAGGCACAGGGCGACGTGCAGGGTGACGAGCGAACTCGATTCGCCGCCGCTGGACCCGTCGGGAAGTACGTCGACGTGCTCCCGACTATCGAGGGGAGCCGACAGGGTCACGGGACGGTCCACCACGTCGCCTTCCAGACGCCGACCGACGAGGACCAAGCGGCGATGCGCGAGGCTGTCCAGTCGGAAGGGCTGCGCCCGACAGCCCAGATAAACCGCCACTGGTTCCGTTCGGTCTACTTCCGGGAATTCGGCGGCATCCTGTTCGAACTCGCCACGAAGGACCCGGGTTACACTAGCGACGAACCGCGTTCCGACCTCGGCGGGCGACTCGTCCTCCCCGGCGAGTTCGAAGCACAGCGCGAACAAATCGAAGCGGGGCTGACGGACGTGACGATACCGCGAGCCGATTCGGCGGAAGCCGATAACTGA
- a CDS encoding alpha/beta fold hydrolase, translating to MATPISDSSRGRQGQGQEQGKRQDSGREQPTVVSLDGEKQVAYAEYGCSDGAPVVFLHGTPGSRRLGALFDAAARERDIRVLAPDRPGYGRSTHWSSRSIHDADAVITAVLDDADEEVAGLVAFSGGAPHALATVATQPDRINRVDVVAGATPPGTADSTPAIQRLLGKLATATPTVLRGLLRGQAWLADRLDPSFVVSQYTNGTESIPDDVAAIVKADFVEAISGHGVGAVTDFRDAATAWELPAGTIETDVCFWHGAEDTNVPIDGVRRFKSQFPTARLNVFDDADHLQTLVRSIPAVLDAHDRAD from the coding sequence ATGGCGACACCGATATCGGATTCGTCTCGGGGGAGACAGGGACAGGGACAGGAACAGGGAAAGAGACAGGACAGCGGCCGTGAACAACCCACGGTCGTTTCACTCGATGGCGAGAAACAGGTTGCCTACGCCGAGTACGGGTGCTCCGATGGCGCGCCGGTCGTGTTTCTTCACGGGACTCCCGGCTCTCGGCGATTAGGGGCACTGTTCGATGCCGCCGCACGAGAACGCGATATTCGAGTGCTCGCGCCCGACCGCCCCGGCTATGGACGGTCTACCCACTGGTCGTCCCGCTCGATACACGACGCAGACGCGGTTATCACTGCCGTCCTCGACGACGCCGACGAGGAGGTTGCGGGTCTCGTCGCATTCTCCGGCGGCGCTCCGCACGCACTCGCAACTGTAGCAACCCAACCGGACCGAATCAATCGAGTCGATGTTGTCGCCGGTGCGACGCCTCCCGGTACCGCCGACTCGACGCCCGCGATACAGCGACTTCTCGGGAAATTGGCGACGGCCACCCCGACAGTTCTCCGCGGACTCCTTCGAGGACAGGCGTGGCTCGCAGACCGCCTCGACCCGTCGTTCGTCGTTTCACAGTACACGAATGGGACCGAGTCGATTCCGGACGATGTCGCGGCCATCGTGAAGGCGGATTTCGTCGAGGCCATTTCGGGCCACGGGGTAGGTGCTGTCACAGATTTTCGAGACGCTGCGACGGCGTGGGAACTGCCCGCCGGTACTATCGAGACCGACGTGTGTTTCTGGCACGGTGCGGAGGACACGAACGTCCCGATTGACGGCGTTCGGCGCTTCAAATCACAGTTTCCGACTGCTCGACTGAACGTCTTCGACGACGCGGACCACCTGCAGACGCTCGTTCGAAGCATCCCCGCCGTCTTGGATGCACACGACCGCGCCGACTAA
- a CDS encoding helix-turn-helix domain-containing protein, translating to MKRILFSVAYPDRLVHPLHRRVVEEPSVTRAELLMWSPTEDATTLLWCDGDRADTERVVAGIDSLVTSHFVGGTDGTYVFLRQDGYEFSATLLDIVADSRVIFLPPVVFSEDGTVEFEAVGESTALSAFYEALSELGSLTIERVSEFERRNSPSQLTSRQQAALETAVSVGYYEVPRDGSVENVADELDCSTSTAGELIRKAEAAVISAYTETT from the coding sequence ATGAAACGCATCCTGTTTTCGGTCGCCTATCCCGACCGGCTCGTTCACCCGCTTCATCGGCGGGTCGTGGAGGAACCGTCGGTTACGCGGGCTGAGTTGCTGATGTGGAGTCCAACCGAAGACGCGACGACGCTGCTCTGGTGCGACGGCGACCGAGCGGACACAGAGCGGGTTGTCGCTGGTATCGACTCGCTCGTCACGAGCCATTTCGTGGGGGGCACCGACGGGACCTACGTGTTCCTCCGGCAGGACGGCTACGAGTTCTCGGCGACGTTACTGGATATCGTCGCGGATTCGCGGGTGATTTTCCTTCCACCGGTCGTCTTTTCCGAAGACGGAACGGTCGAGTTCGAGGCCGTTGGCGAATCGACGGCGCTCAGCGCGTTTTACGAGGCACTCTCAGAACTCGGGTCGCTCACCATCGAACGGGTCAGCGAGTTCGAACGACGAAACTCGCCGTCACAGCTCACCTCCCGCCAGCAAGCGGCGCTGGAGACGGCCGTCTCTGTGGGATACTACGAAGTCCCTCGCGACGGGTCCGTCGAGAACGTCGCAGACGAGCTCGACTGCTCGACGAGCACGGCGGGTGAACTGATCCGGAAAGCCGAGGCTGCGGTGATTTCGGCGTACACCGAGACGACCTGA
- the phaC gene encoding class III poly(R)-hydroxyalkanoic acid synthase subunit PhaC, with protein MTMNPFTTALDIQRQTFERGADTIDKMRLLPERLDDLASVEVGQTPSEVIHSENKLDLLHYEPLNDDRHNTPLLVVYALINRPYILDLQPDKSVVRRFLEDGFDVYLIDWGEPSRLDASLTLGDYVNRYIDNCVDVVRDQTGADSINVLGYCMGGTISTMYAALYPEKVNNLGLMATGLCFNDTGGILERWGSEDYFDPKRITETYGNVPSEFLATGFAQLNLIENALMKYGILYDHLDDKEAVENFGRMERWVRDGVDVAGEAYRQFIEDIYQDNALYRNELVLDGDHVDIENLTMPVLQIVGSFDHLIPPGASKPFSEVIPSEDTDIYEFPTGHVGMAVSGKSHGELWPRVATWFRERSTTQAVSPDTTEREEAQMEAEQETSLQTIDGIGPTYEERLRDAGITTVGQLATAEAATLADRLGVSESRVTTWMEQARQRTS; from the coding sequence ATGACCATGAACCCGTTTACGACGGCACTGGATATTCAGCGTCAAACGTTCGAACGAGGTGCGGACACCATCGATAAGATGCGACTCCTTCCAGAGCGACTCGACGACCTCGCGTCCGTCGAGGTCGGACAGACGCCGAGTGAGGTTATTCACTCGGAGAACAAACTCGACCTCTTGCACTACGAGCCGCTGAACGACGACCGCCATAATACGCCGCTTCTCGTCGTCTACGCGCTGATCAACCGACCCTACATTCTCGACCTTCAGCCGGACAAGAGTGTCGTTCGACGGTTCCTCGAAGACGGATTCGACGTGTATCTCATCGACTGGGGCGAACCATCTCGCCTCGATGCGTCGCTGACGCTCGGTGACTACGTGAATCGGTACATCGACAACTGTGTCGACGTCGTCCGAGACCAGACCGGAGCTGATTCGATCAATGTGCTCGGCTACTGTATGGGCGGGACGATAAGTACGATGTACGCCGCGCTGTATCCGGAGAAGGTCAACAATCTCGGACTCATGGCAACTGGGTTGTGTTTTAACGACACTGGCGGGATTCTCGAACGCTGGGGGAGCGAGGACTACTTCGACCCGAAAAGGATTACCGAAACGTACGGAAACGTGCCTTCGGAGTTCCTCGCGACAGGTTTCGCACAACTCAACCTGATCGAAAACGCCCTCATGAAATACGGAATTCTGTACGACCACCTCGACGACAAGGAAGCCGTCGAGAACTTCGGGCGGATGGAACGCTGGGTTCGTGACGGAGTGGACGTGGCGGGTGAGGCTTACCGACAGTTCATCGAAGACATATATCAGGACAACGCGCTCTACCGAAACGAACTGGTTCTGGACGGGGACCACGTCGACATCGAAAATCTCACGATGCCGGTGTTACAGATTGTCGGGTCGTTCGACCACCTCATTCCACCGGGTGCGAGCAAACCCTTCAGCGAGGTCATCCCGAGCGAAGATACGGATATCTACGAGTTCCCTACCGGCCACGTCGGCATGGCCGTGTCGGGGAAATCCCACGGTGAGTTGTGGCCCCGCGTAGCGACGTGGTTCCGCGAGCGGTCCACGACACAAGCGGTGAGTCCGGATACAACCGAACGCGAAGAAGCCCAGATGGAGGCCGAACAGGAGACATCGTTGCAGACAATCGACGGTATCGGCCCGACGTACGAGGAACGACTCCGTGATGCGGGCATCACGACGGTGGGTCAACTCGCAACCGCAGAGGCCGCTACGCTTGCTGACCGGCTCGGAGTCAGCGAGTCACGAGTGACAACCTGGATGGAACAGGCGAGACAACGCACCAGCTAA